In Choloepus didactylus isolate mChoDid1 chromosome 6, mChoDid1.pri, whole genome shotgun sequence, one DNA window encodes the following:
- the LOC119538183 gene encoding LOW QUALITY PROTEIN: olfactory receptor 51G1-like (The sequence of the model RefSeq protein was modified relative to this genomic sequence to represent the inferred CDS: substituted 1 base at 1 genomic stop codon), which translates to MTILNNSFQKATFFLTGFQGLEDLHGWISIPFCSIYLTVIVGNLTILHVIHTDATLHEPMYYFLAMLALTDLGLCLSTLPTILGIFWFDAREIGIPACFTQLFFIHTLSLVESSVLLSMSINRYVAICNPLCYSTILTPARIVKMGLSSVLRSALLILPLPFLLKCFQYCHFHVLAHAYCLHLEIVKLACSSITVSHIYGLFVVACTVGVDSLLIFLSYALILRTVLNIASRWKXLRALNTCVSHICAVLLFYIPMIGLSLVHRFGEHLPHIIHLLMSYVYLLVSRLMNPIVYSIKTKQIRQCIVKKFEFVRSHKCFWQN; encoded by the coding sequence ATGACAATCCTGAATAATAGCTTCCAAAAAGCTACTTTCTTCCTGACGGGCTTCCAAGGTCTGGAAGATCTCCATGGCTGGATCTCTATTCCCTTCTGCTCCATCTACTTGACAGTTATTGTAGGGAACCTTACCATCCTCCATGTCATCCACACCGATGCCACCCTCCATGAACCCATGTACTATTTCTTGGCCATGCTGGCCCTCACAGACTTGGGTCTTTGCCTTTCCACACTGCCCACCATTCTGGGTATCTTCTGGTTTGATGCCCGAGAGATTGGCATCCCTGCCTGCTTCACTCAGCTATTCTTCATCCATACCTTGTCTCTGGTGGAGTCTTCAGTTCTATTGTCCATGTCCATcaaccgctatgtggccatctgcaaccCGCTGTGTTACTCCACCATCCTTACACCTGCACGCATTGTCAAGATGGGGCTGAGCTCGGTGCTTAGAAGTGCCCTCCTCATCCTCCCCCTGCCATTCCTTCTTAAGTGCTTCCAGTACTGCCACTTCCATGTGCTGGCCCATGCCTATTGCCTGCACCTGGAGATAGTGAAGCTGGCCTGCTCCAGCATCACTGTCAGCCACATCTATGGGCTCTTTGTTGTGGCCTGCACCGTGGGTGTGGACTCCCTGCTCATCTTCCTGTCCTATGCCCTTATCCTCCGCACTGTGCTGAACATCGCCTCCCGCTGGAAGTGACTTCGGGCCCTCAACACCTGTGTCTCCCATATCTGTGCTGTGCTTCTCTTCTACATACCCATGATTGGCTTGTCTCTTGTGCACCGCTTTGGTGAACATCTGCCCCACATCATACACCTCCTTATGTCTTATGTGTATCTGCTGGTGTCACGCCTCATGAACCCCATTGTCTACAGCATTAAAACCAAGCAGATCCGCCAATGCATTGTTAAGAAGTTTGAGTTTGTAAGGTCACATAAGTGTTTTTGGCAGAATTAG
- the LOC119537162 gene encoding olfactory receptor 51A4-like: protein MSILNTSEVEISSFFLIGIPGMKPDHIWISIPICLMYFVAILGNCTILFYIRTEPSLHEPMYCFLSMLALSDLGLSLSSLPTMLRIFLFNAPEISPDACIAQEFFIHNLSAMESSVLLIMSFDRFIAICNPLRYTSILTNARITKLGLVFSLKNILLILPFPFTLKQLRYCKKNLLSHSYCLHQDVMKLACSDNRVNVIYGLFVALTGILDLTFIFMSYMLILKTVLSIATQRERLKVLSTCVSHICAVLIFYVPIISLAVIYRFAKHSSSILRILMADVFLLVPPLMNPIVYCVKSQQIRSLVLGKLCQKQR from the coding sequence ATGTCCATCCTCAACACCTCTGAAGTGGaaatctcttccttcttcttgatTGGGATTCCTGGGATGAAGCCTGACCACATTTGGATTTCCATCCCCATatgcctcatgtactttgtggcCATCCTGGGGAACTGCACTATCCTCTTTTACATCAGAACAGAGCCTTCTCTGCATGAACCCATGTACTGTTTTCTCTCCATGCTTGCTCTTTCTGACCTAGGATTatccctctcctctcttcctaCCATGCTGAGGATTTTCTTGTTCAATGCCCCAGAAATTTCTCCTGATGCCTGTATTGCCCAAGAGTTCTTCATTCATAACTTGTCAGCTATGGAATCATCTGTGCTTCTCATTATGTCCTTTGATCGCTTTATTGCCATCTGCAACCCCCTAAGATACACCTCTATCCTTACCAATGCCAGAATCACCAAATTAGGGCTTGTTTTttctctcaaaaatattttgttgatcCTCCCTTTCCCTTTCACTCTAAAACAGCTAAGATACTGTAAGAAGAATCTCCTGTCCCACTCCTACTGCCTCCACCAGGATGTCATGAAGCTGGCCTGCTCTGACAACAGGGTCAATGTCATCTATGGCTTATTTGTGGCTCTTACAGGCATCCTTGacttaacatttattttcatgtctTACATGCTGATACTGAAAACAGTACTGAGCATAGCAACCCAGAGGGAAAGACTCAAGGTCCTCAGTACATGTGTTTCCCACATCTGTGCTGTGCTCATCTTCTATGTCCCCATTATCTCCCTAGCTGTCATCTACAGGTTTGCAAAACACAGTTCCTCAATCCTTAGAATCCTCATGGCAGATGTTTTCCTGCTGGTGCCTCCACTGATGAACCCCATTGTATACTGTGTGAAAAGCCAGCAGATAAGAAGTCTGGTCCTAGGGAAGCTATGTCAGAAGCAAAGATGA